From Rutidosis leptorrhynchoides isolate AG116_Rl617_1_P2 chromosome 3, CSIRO_AGI_Rlap_v1, whole genome shotgun sequence, a single genomic window includes:
- the LOC139901491 gene encoding uncharacterized protein, translating into MEGINGNNGGMINDIERLVGNNYKYWKMCMEAYLQSQDLWELVAGSDAIISVETLEQGESRRKWKIKCGKALFALRTSISKEFIEHVRDLNSPKEVWDTLEKLFTKKNTARLQFLENEIAISRQEGMSVSEYFLRVKTLCSEISEIDTNEKISESRLRRYVIRGLKKEYVPFIISIQGWSTQPSVEELENLLSNQEALAKQMAKGFENDAVMFSKGKNFKKGSSSKEKEEEQTSYKSNYEKKPSTCYKCGKVGHIKKYCRSKVTKVNVACSSNDDDEVKWEQCFTVDTVVKKNQ; encoded by the coding sequence ATGGAAGGCATAAATGGTAACAATGGTGGTATGATCAATGACATAGAAAGACTTGTAGGTAACAACTACAAGTATTGGAAGATGTGTATGGAGGCTTATCTTCAAAGTCAAGATCTATGGGAACTTGTGGCCGGAAGCGATGCCATAATTTCCGTAGAAACTCTTGAGCAAGGCGAGTCACGAAGAAAATGGAAGATTAAGTGTGGGAAGGCTCTCTTTGCGTTGAGGACATCAATTAGTAAAGAGTTCATAGAACACGTTCGTGATCTTAACTCGCCAAAGGAGGTTTGGGATACTCTTGAGAAACTCTTTACCAAGAAGAATACAGCACGGTTGCAATTCTTGGAAAACGAGATAGCAATCTCAAGACAAGAAGGTATGTCAGTTTCTGAATATTTCTTACGGGTGAAAACTCTTTGTTCTGAAATTTCAGAGATTGATACAAACGAGAAAATTAGTGAATCTCGGTTGCGAAGATATGTAATTCgtggtttgaagaaagagtatgttcCGTTCATAATCTCTATACAGGGGTGGTCTACTCAACCTTCGGTTGAAGAATTAGAGAATTTGCTCTCTAATCAAGAAGCTTTGGCCAAGCAAATGGCTAAAGGATTTGAAAATGATGCGGTAATGTTTTCAAAAGGGAAGAACTTCAAGAAAGGTTCTTCtagcaaagaaaaagaagaagagcaaACTAGTTACAAAAGTAACTATGAAAAGAAACCTTCCACATGTTACAAGTGCGGGAAGGTTGGTCACATCAAGAAATATTGTCGTTCTAAAGTCACAAAAGTAAACGTGGCTTGTTCAAGCAACGATGATGATGAAGTCAAATGGGAGCAATGTTTTACCGTTGATACGGTTGTTAAGAAGAATCAATGA